A region of the Clostridia bacterium genome:
CGGGGGAAAGAACGGGGCAGTACCGTCTGGGTAGGGAGGAACTGGTCAGGGACGCCCAAGGTCAAAGCCGGATTTCCGCAGAAGATTTCGCCGTGGCCCTGCTGGATGAAGTGGAAAACCCGCGGCACCACCGGCAGCGGTTCACCGTGGGATACTGAAGAGGAGGTGCCGGATACGGGGGCTATTAGAGTTGGAAAAAAGGTCCTTGAAAGAAGGGGCGGGGCCCTCGGCGGCCGGGATCCCAGGCCGCCGGTGACGTGGAATGCAAGCAGGCGTGTTCTAAAGTGGGAACGGTATTCATAACCAGCAGATAAGACCATTTCCGTCTTGGCGGGAATGGTCTTTAAAAATGCCGGCAGGGAAACCGGATAATTACGAGAATTCAGACAATAGGAAATTTGTTGGCCGGGTGGGGGTGGACCAGTGCAGTTCATACGGATTTTGGTGGTAGATGATCATCCGGTGGTGCGCAGCGGCTTGGAAAGCTTGTTGGCCCAGTACACGGAATTTCAAGTGGTGGGATCCACGGACGGGGCGGAGGGGCTGCTGCCACTGGTGCAGGAGCTGAACCCGGATGTGGTGCTGCTGGATATTCGCCTGGGCGAGTTAAACGGTTTAGACCTAGCCCGGCAGCTCAGCCGGTCGGGATACCCATGCCGGGTTATCATCCTGAGCTCGTACGATGACGACGCCTACTTGGCCCAAGCGGCGCAGGCCGGAGTGTGGGGGTATCTCTTGAAAAGCGCCTCCCCGGAGGTGCTGGCCGACGCTATCCGCCGCGTGCACGGGGGACAGAAGTGCCTGTCTCCTTCTTTAGGAGGGAAAGCTTTCGACCAGTTGGCTCAGATGAACCGGCAGTGGGCCCAGGCCAAATCCGGTTTGACAGAGCAGGAACTGAAACTCCTGGAGCTCATGGCGGACGGGGCCAGCGTGCAGGAAATCGCCGCCGCTTTGTTCTTAAGCGAGCGGTCCGTAAAAAGGCGGACCCAGGCTATCATTGAAAAGCTGGGAGCGGCCAATCGCACCCAGGCGGTGGCGGAAGCTTTCCGGCGGGGGATATTATAGGCGCGAGACGGTGAGGAGGTAGACAGGCATGCTTATGACCCCTGACTATCCCGGCAGCCGGGCGGAGCAGCCGGAATTGATCCGGCAGCTTGAAGTCATGCGGGCTTTATACGATATTTCTATGGATATTTCCTCCCGACTGGAAATCCAACAGGTTTTCTTGACCATCGTCCGGCGGGCGGCCTGGCTGCTTAATGCCAGGAGCAGCATGCTGGCCGTCTGCGAGCCGGGGACCGGGCTCGCCCGGGTGGTGGCCCTTTACAATCTCCCCTTTGAATACGAGGAACTGGTGACCAAGCCTGGGGCCAGCGTGGCCGGTCATGTACTGGCTACCGGAGAGCCGGTTATTCTAAACGGGTTAGAGGAGCAGCCCGGCCAGTATCCTTACCGTTCCCTGCTTTCCGTGCCCTTGACCTGGGAAGGGAAAGCGGTGGGGGCCTTGACGGTGATTGATCACCTGCAGGATAAGCCTTTTACGGAACGGGAGGCCCAGATTCTCGGGTTGCTGGCCAACCTGGCCGCCACCGCCCTGAACAACGCCCACTTGTATTCCCAAGTCGTCCAGTTGAATCACTCCCTTGAACAGAAAGTCCGGGAAAGAACGGAAGAGTTGACGACAGCGCGGGAAAAACTGGCCC
Encoded here:
- a CDS encoding response regulator transcription factor yields the protein MQFIRILVVDDHPVVRSGLESLLAQYTEFQVVGSTDGAEGLLPLVQELNPDVVLLDIRLGELNGLDLARQLSRSGYPCRVIILSSYDDDAYLAQAAQAGVWGYLLKSASPEVLADAIRRVHGGQKCLSPSLGGKAFDQLAQMNRQWAQAKSGLTEQELKLLELMADGASVQEIAAALFLSERSVKRRTQAIIEKLGAANRTQAVAEAFRRGIL
- a CDS encoding NAD(P)-dependent oxidoreductase encodes the protein GERTGQYRLGREELVRDAQGQSRISAEDFAVALLDEVENPRHHRQRFTVGY